In Ischnura elegans chromosome 3, ioIscEleg1.1, whole genome shotgun sequence, the sequence tttcagggtaCGCAAAGTTATGAAAGAGCTTATTGTACATTTAAAAGGTATTAAGTAGGCCATGGAAAGCAGTGCCTAATAAAATTGATGGAAGAAGGTGTTAATTTGAGAAAAGTAGACTTGCTACAGCTGTTAAGAGGAAGAAAAACCTTCATACAATTCAATATCTTTCTTTCTATTTCCAATCGATTTCATCATTTATGACGTCATATTTTCGGCATGACTGTGTTGAACGTAAAAATCGAAGTTGATTCTATGGGTTTAGCGAGAATGAGGTCATTATGGTTTAAATCTGTTGGGAAGATAcattaggaaaaggaaatatggagaagaatttcaatgaatttcccTTATTGACGCAGTTGTGTTCAAATTATAAAAACCAATGTCGGTAAATGGTGTGACAGGCGAAAGCGATTAAACAAACAGAAAAGTAACGAGCTTCACTCGCCTCTTTAGCTCCGAAAAAACATTACTTAAGTTGCTTAGCAGGCAAAGAACTAATCGGGTTAATCAAATTAACCGTTTTTTTCTCAGCGGTCCCTTCACTTTTCATGTTTGTCGACAAAGTGCAAATATCCAAAAGGTGGTTTTGACCTGATTCTGGAATATTTAGGCTGATGAGGAAACTGATGAGGAAACCTAATCGAACGGTGTCACTCCAGGCGATGATTAAATTTCTCGATGCAGCAACCAAGACGCCACGATACGCATGAATACTTCCCTTTAGCCTTAAACGAtgttataaaataatgatttgcGTTTGCCAGGAAGCAAAGTCAATCAAACTGTAGATATTCAGGAGTCTTGAAAACTAGGTGCTTGATATTTTATCCTAAAGACTTCGTCCGCCGTCAAATTCATCGTTTAAATGTGTTGACGTTAGTCGAGATGAGCACAAAAATCATGGCTTAGAGTCTTGGCTTACTGACGCATTTATTTTTGGACGTATTGAATTTTGTTAATAGCTGGTAAGGAACGTTTTACTATTAGTCCTTGTCTTTTAAATCAATTTCCCTTGTTAACATTAAGCAAAACAACACTTCATGATAAGGCTGATTGGAAGAACTGATTGCATAGGGTTACAAATATTTACCTTCTCGATATGATATGAATATGCTTAACTGTGGTCAATTCCGCCTCAAGGAAACATTTCAATctcgttaaaatcattttaacacgACTACAAAGGCGGTGCGGGAACGAGATGTATTCACTCATAACTGGCCTCGTTTGCGCTCCGTCGCTATAGTTACACAGGCGCGTATTCTGAGGAGATTCAAAAGGAAAACTTGCATACATAGAAAGTCTCTTAGATGGAGGTTGTTATTCAACTGTACTGCTGAACTCTAAGACCTACCTCAGTGATACGGTATCATCAAACTAGTTAGTATAAGGGAAAAAAAGTAATCAGCGATCCGGCGGTGGCTCATGAGGATTTAAGGCTCTGACCCTCTCGTCTGACTGACAACACCCTATTCGTCTATCAAGTGGATACAGAAATGGCAGAAGTTTTCACTACGTCTGAAACTTCGCCATCAAATTTTTGAATCCCAGGTCAAGCAAATGCCAATAAGCCTAATTAGTCTCTGAAATTGATTTCGCTTACAACTGATTCTTGGCACCTGTATTCGACAGGATGAGATCGAAAATAACCCTACTACGAGTCTCTGCCACTGGAAGAGGTAACGATATAAAACATATGTTTTCGTAGCAATATAATGGGATTTGTaattagtaaatttttttttacatgaaaacgACTACAAAGGGCACTTAAGGAAAATTCACTGcaaaaatttatgtttaattaatgaAAGCGTAACATTTCACTTCATCACTCGAATCAATATGCATAGTAAAGACGAATGCCCCAGGAAGAATCGATATAAGGTAGCAATGGATTTTGTTCCAGTTTGCTTATGGACCCAAAGAAttcaaaataatgagaaataaatactCGAAAAACTTGCTCATCACATTGtaccttattattattttagcttCTTCGAATGATTATATCTGAGAAAAAAGGCCTCCGACCACGTTCAAGCAAATGCCACATGTTACGAAGCATAAGAGCAGTATGTCAAGATCTCAGCCACCGGTTCTGGTTTCACCCGAAAGTTGGCCTTCAGCATGGAACAATCacccgaaaaaaattaaagtcggGTTGAAGAACCGAAAAACGAAGGCTACGTTGTCGGGACTTCATCAAGGAGAGATAGACAATTGCCCCACCCATCCCCACATCCAAACCTCCGACACCCTCTCACCTTTTGACTGGGGCTGAAGTAGCTCGACGACGAAACACTGGCTGCAAAAACACGCCCTTGCTCCCCAGCCGAGCGCCAGGCCCAGGGCGGGTCCCTGGACGAGACGCGGAGGACGGGTTGGAGATTTCAACGAGCGCCTATgcaggagacttcaacgctcACAAAAATGCACTTCCCGATAGTGCACCTGTATGAGAAGTAAAATGACTATGGAGGGTATAAGGGTGAAACTAAATAATTGTTTCTACTTTGAATTTACTTGAAAAGAAAACGTCTTTTCTAACTAGTGGCTAGCAGCattaaatttcaagcaaatttgaattattgaatGGCAAAAATTACTTGAGACTTACCTATGGAATACATTCCtatataaattcagttttttcacAGTAATAATAATTGTACTCGAGTTGTTAtggcataaaattaaatttatttaagaaaagattaaaattattattattgttattatattaatatgttaTCACCAGCCAGAAATTATTTCCATCACAATGAGGACTCCCGTCGAAAGAACTATCTGACCGATTTCttcgaagaaaaataatatcagatTAAGTATATGCGCCGACAAATGATTATAATATCCTCTTCTGCTTTCATTGATTTTCCTCAGAGTCGAATTTAACGTTGTAAAGCCAATTCGACACAAAACTGAGAGTGCCACTTATTTCTCTTTAATCTTTCTTGATTGCTGGAGATAACAGAAGCGCTTCCAAGCCCTATGGTGAAAATATATAGCTAAGGACTATAAGCTTACGGAGGGAACACAATAAAAAGTGGAAACTCCGGGGGATGGGAATAAGCACGCCTCTAGCTATTGACTCTTCGGAGCAAAATATGCATCATAAAAAATCACCACAAAAAAGATTCCTTAAATCTTCAtcttttattctaattattgtacttttttcGTACAGgcataaaatacagtaaaaaactACGAGCaaatatatgtaataaaaaattgtttaaaacttaagaGTGTATGTATTCGATGGCGGATTGGACTGAATCGTCCCTCCCGTCTACTTAGAGCAGAAAGGATGGCATCGAGGAGCCGCGGCAATGGGAGGGAACGTGAGAAAAAAACGCAAACTccgtgagaaaaaaaatcgaaacgcGCCAGACGTAGTGAAGGGGTTTTTCTCCGCCGAGAGCATTCATTGTGGGGTGACCGGGAGGTGGGGTGGGGCGGTTGGTGGTGAAGGCGTTACGAGGGCGGGGCCGCATCGCCTCAGGGTACGGCCCGCCGGGTTGCTAGCTCACACACACACCGCTGCGGAGAGGTAAAGAACCTCGTATGTGGCTCGAGGACAATCCTGCAAGCGGCGTGGTGTGGGGATCGCTCCGGTGTTTTCTGCGGAGGTGGCGATAGATGGCGGGAGAGGGCGGGGCGGGAGAGAAAAGGTTGAAGCGGTGCACCCGTGGCTCCAATGCGCACTTCTCCTTTCCCTTCGAACGCGTCCCCCCCTCCAACCCCTACTACAGATGCTGCCGAAGGGAAGGGGACAAGGAAAGACGGGCTGGGGAAGGGGGTGAGCGGATTGCGAGGAAAAACGGGGCTTGTTTTTCGGTGAAAGTAGAACAAAAAGGAGAGTCAAGTCCCCACACCCCTTGATCACGTTTTACAAACACGGGTCTTCGTATTCCGGCTAAATTCAAGGGTTACATGGTACATCCAAGGGTACAGGAAACCATTCAACTTAATATATGATGCACAAAAGAGCGTTATAACTTAAAATGGTATGATAAAAGACTTTTTACTAATAGAgttaatcagtggcgtagccagtggggAGGCCCGGGCGGTCCGaatccccccgaaatatagaaacaaaattactttctttcataaaagaaaacaaaatatttaaaaatcatgaatttacaaaagatttctttgacaaattaagtttttttccgattgtgaaaagtattataattagtttaaaaccaacttagtacccttttttttaatttcccccctggtttttgaccccccttcccctccccggatGAATTTCCTGGCTATCCCACTGGAATTAATGGCAGAAAAGCCGTGACAGAAGATAAATGGTTGCCTTCAAACTCAACAATGGTATTTTAATCGAGTAATTTCATTATCCTAAAgcagtatacattttttatttattcatcaaaaatgGTTTATAATATATGCGTCAGAAATATGCGAGGCCTGACAGTCTCCAAAGAATCAGCCATAACACTACAAGGTTAATGTCAAGGCTAATCAAAATATTCATTCAGCCTCCTAATTCACCGGTACATGTGCAACATATGATTTGTACCTGGTATCTGAAATTTTCTAAAAACGTTAACGCATAGCATTATCGCATTAAATTCTTCCCGAAGTATTATCACCTACTGTTACAGACCCTTTCTTCCTTCTCAAAGGTTGGTTCGGATGATTTCATGGTACTTCACCTACGTGGTaagaaatcgtgtttataatGATATTTTCCTTGCATTTAATGGCCAAGCGGGTATAccaatcaataaaaaattcccAGAAAATCACACTACCCAGCAATGTGAATCATTCCCCTCTAAGTCAACTTCATCTCAGGTACATCTTTTCTTTAGCCTTTGTAACTATTGTAGGTTCAACAACGCATATGTTTTCCATGGCTATACCTAGCCTCCATCGcctcgatttttttctcagaactaGCACAGGCTTCTCGACCCACCTATCCTCCTGTTCTATTCCTCCTCTAACTCCTCCTCTATGATCCCCTCACTCTATGACACTCATACTCCGGAGCCCCGCCCGCTTTTTGCCGGGAACGTGAACTCTACCAGTTTTATCCCCTCCCACCCTGCTCGTTACCCAACCTACAAGCTACCACCACGTAACCCTTTCCCCCCACACTAgataggaggagaaaaaaaatacaccaaGCCAGCCCTCATCCCTCAAAGCCCGTTACCAAACGGCTCTCCCAACCTCTACCTTTCCCAAGGAACTCCACCTACGTCCCAAAAATGGATTCAcaaattcaaaatgtggtgcgTGTAAAACGGGTGGTGGGAAGGGGTGCGAGGCAGGCGTGGTGAGGGCGGTCGCATACGTTGGAAGGTGACTTTGGAGGCTGAGCGTGGTGTCCGAAGGTATATATAGGGTGCCCAGGTCGTCCAACAGTCATCTTGGAACAAGACCGAGAGCAAGCAAGTCCTTTAAGTCGTCGTTGAGACAATCCACAAAACCTCATTCGCCATGGCCTTCAAGGTAAGGCGGGATACGTGGAGTGCCGATCAGACGTGTATTAACGGGACGTTCTCAGGGACTCTGCCCTGGTACGCCTGGATTACATCGACGAGTTCGCCGCAGGATCGTTCTATTCCGTTACGAGAGCCAGCCGGGATAGTGTGCCTCAGAGGGATCAGCATCGCCCGTGTATCGTGTTCGACCGAGTTGCTTTCTGTACAGAGGCCCGAAGCACAAAATTTCTAATCACTACGAGAAGGAACCGCTGGAAAGTACTAATTGCTCTGCTCTTTGGGAGAGCGCATCGTACAGTCGATCTTAAGTATCTAGTGAAGCATTTAACGAAGGTATCGCAGACtcgataagaaataaaaattcgattTGTTTGCAAAATTAAATCATAGGGATTGCATAGACAAATAGGATAAGTTTGCAGCACTTTCATTTGAGAATCGAACGAATAGTGCTTAGTAACTTGACTCGCAAGTCCCgaagcacaaaaaaatataactgcGAGAAGGAACAGCCATAAAGTACCACCAAGTCCTGCTTAAGTGAGGGAAGCGTATCTGACAATCAATATCCAGAGAGGTATGTTTCAAAGGTGTAGGCGCGAATAAATACTCAATATAGATCCATCTGGTGGGTAAAATCATTGCGATTGCATAACTAGATGCATTAAAAACGCCTTAATTCAAGAATAAAATCATCCTAAGATTTATTTAGTAGGTCAGTAGTCGTAAACTGATTATTATGCCTGTCGCACACAATGGCAACTGGCCAGGGTAAATTGAAAGGCTATATATCCTTAGAACAGTTACTTGCTAGCAActgatttttaagtaaaatatttcattaccgAGTCTTTAAGAGAACAGAAACTAAACATGGCAAAGTATTTGTAGTAAAAGGTATTAAAACGTTTCTTTCAATAAATAGAAGCATGAAAAACCTTGATTCATTACACTCTTCTAGGAGACTATTCTCTGACTGCACCTCTAGATCAATCCGAGATTTCGACTTCATTAATgctgaatcaaattttattacagatgTTAAGCCGGCTCCTTCCATTATATCCGTTTGAAATTCTTTTAAGAGCTTTTCAGGCTActgcttcaattttatttataataactgCCTCGATGTTCTACTCTTCCATTGATAAGTTTCCTCTCAATTTAAAGATATTCACTGAAGATTTTAGCGTTAGTTCGAAGAATTTACATGATGTACTTGGAAAAATGGCTCTCGTtgagggaaaatttatttattattttttactgcatatatttattcttaattaaagAGCTACCGGTATGAATTTGGTCTAAGggatatatttatttccttaattcaattccTCAACTCACAATTTCAAAACTCAAATATTAGAGTACTATCGAAGGAAATGCAATTTTGGACGTCTAATATCGGTTCCTAATGCCAGATTCCCAGAGTTATTTGGTAAACCTTCCACTAAGTGAGAAGCTCAATCAGAAAATTATACCCTTTCCCTAAGAGGTTATGCATCTTTTCCTCGATATCAGTAGTCTGTAGAGGAGGATATTTTTTCTCAGTGGTACCTAACTcatctccttttctctctctccaccacAGTACGTCATCCTCGCCGCCGTGTTGGCTGTTGCCAACGCTGGCTACCTTGGCGCCCCCGCCGCCGTCGCCTACCACGGCGCTGCCTACGCCGCCCCCGTGGCCTACGGACACCCCTCCGTGGCCGTCGCCACCCCCGCCATCACCTCCCAGCACCAGAACACCCTGAGGAGCTACGGCAACCTCGGCCAGGTGTCCACCTACTCCAAGACCATTGACACCCCATTCTCCTCCGTCCGCAAGTCTGACGTCCGCGTGAGCAACGACGCCCTGGCCTACGCCCCCGCCGCCGTCCACGCCGCCCCCGTCGCCTACCACGGCGCCTACGCCGCCGCCCCCGCCTACCGCGCAGCCTACGCCGCCCCCGCTGTCGCCGCCCACGGAGGTCTCCTCGGAGTCGCCTACTCCGCCGCCCCCGCCGTCGCACACATGGCCTTCAACGGATACGGAATCAACTACGCCTACTAGAGAGGACCGATCCCTGAATAACAGCAGCACCCCATCACACATCCAAAGTTCCGTCTCAGCATTTGCCTTCCCTATTTTCCAGCCGATCGTCGCACCCGATTCGATGTGAACGCAAAATGCCATTTATTtatgtcttattttaattataaataaaatatttcattaagttaaaaggagtatttgatttattaaaaaatcatatccaTGATAAGTCCTATGCAATTCCCTTCCATCACACCTGATACCAAGAGACCCGCCACTTTCGTCAACCGCTGTATTGAGCtcaagtaaatttttgaaatgtatatcCATAAATCCGATGGAGATTAAGTACAAAATCTATAGAGGatgaaaagtattataatttaaaGCGTATTGCagcaatggaaagaaaatttgttgaaattatcTGCGCGTTGCTACGAAATTCAATATCTCTACTGATACCCTTAAAATAACTAAGGAAGGCACTtgtctgtaaaaaagcaagatactcgagtttgaggagctctagtgtctaaacgaagcaattgatttcaatgcaataaaaagcatacgaaagagaatttagttctacgttatatcatgtgctttaaaaaattttcggctgaatagtatttcctgtacttaattgtttctcaaaaaagtacccgttttttgcgcgtaaaatcaaggtgcccaactttgagcgcttggcattcccgtagttttcgttcgtataacttgcaattttgatgtaaagaagccacatctattactagcagtttgcggaaaacaaattgtttataccacaaaaattaatggagttgttgcaaacaacgcaaacctctgctaaattcaaaaccagtgagtcaattgaaaattgattggtactgttatctttcgtagaatgttagtaatgtatatacgtagatcTACGTACGCCATTCTATTGAATCCgatttcttcaatttattcaatTGTGATTAGCTAAGCgaaagatgaattcatttttcGTCTAATAAAGGCTCAAAGAGTTAATTTGTAATCTTAAGTatcatgcatatttatggttttcaccatattaaaaaaactgaatgagagccgaggaacatattatgcgtaaaatattatttgataaatCGAAGACATAATTTCTCAAATTCACGggtatttcaaagtaaaatattagAAGTTGATAAACCTAATTATAGTATAGCCACATTCAGCTACGTTTAGAGGTGCTGAggattacaaaatattttaaatgaactcgGTAACAGAAAATCAAATTAGTATCACGAAGGCAGTCATCTCAATGTCCTATTATGTAAAGTTTTCCAAATTCCACAGCAAAATTTCAAAAGAGTAGAACTATAAAAGCAATACGTTCCAGGTTACTATTCAATTTCAAACCAGAAATGATCTTACTTATCTACAGCAGTCGAAGCTCTGACGAATAGATTTCTGACAATGCGCATGCTTCAATGAAAAGAGCAAGATATATTTCTGAAACATTTTGTTTTGGTTCCACGACAATGTAGAATCGTGGCTTGCAATTCTATTTTGGAGCTATTTAGGTGTAAAAGAGTATCACTAGTAGGTACTTCATAATTTCGTCGTGGCAGGGAAAAGGATGGTAAAAAACTTTAACCaagctttttttattcattacagGCCATCACGAAAGGGGAttataaaatgctaattttcaaaattcttggTCATATTGTCTGTTAATAAATTCTTGGTACTcgaaatatgcattttatttcataccTAGCGTTTTATGTTCAGCAAAGTATGGAATCGTAGTAAGTTTGGGCATGTAATGgaacaatgaatattttcaacgaacacattctgAATATTACTTCGAACAACACGAACGgaactaaataatattttacggaACATAGATGGAACTAAGATGTAAAAAATAACcgtccaattttttaaatcaagggGGTCGTTAATGTGGCAAATGGGTGTCATACAAAATCCTTATCGCTTGTTTCACTACAATCCATGGAAATGACTCATCACTTAGAGTTTGCTGTCTAAGGACATGACTCAGAAGGGAAAGACAGTTAGATAGCTTTACAAAGACAGCATCTTGAGCAAAAACTTGTTCAtgagaattaaaaaattgcataatagAGAGAAAAAGTACTATTATACAATCAGAATTATTGGAAATACATAGGTAAATTATAGCAAAAATCTATTGAGAACTttggaaaaatgaattcaaacatcgaaaatttccaaaaaataaaaaatgcgagTAATTATATTATGCAAGATAATTGGGAACTCCaaccaaaataaaagcattattattatcatagtattccaccgattaaggtaggtttccatggagtacgcaagaagtgatctgggagcctccctttccttccagcactgccttctttagttcacagtaaggcctactctctttcaatctatctaaaaatcctattcttttccttcccctccctcgtttccctaacattctaccctctaacaccattttcaacatcccctcaccgctaagcactaactccatccataccttctgtctcctccgtatcccttctaaaagctgcctctcctcgccaaccatatccagcacttcgtcgttccttttcctctccgtccatttcaccttctccattcttcttcatacccatatctcgaatgcctccggtcttctctcgtcttctttcctca encodes:
- the LOC124155063 gene encoding cuticle protein 76-like, producing MAFKYVILAAVLAVANAGYLGAPAAVAYHGAAYAAPVAYGHPSVAVATPAITSQHQNTLRSYGNLGQVSTYSKTIDTPFSSVRKSDVRVSNDALAYAPAAVHAAPVAYHGAYAAAPAYRAAYAAPAVAAHGGLLGVAYSAAPAVAHMAFNGYGINYAY